From Haloglomus litoreum, the proteins below share one genomic window:
- a CDS encoding helix-turn-helix transcriptional regulator, which translates to MQPGDDTTAAAAFDDAAFLARSPNRLAVLGALAEEPTPRRALGEEAGVERVTLGRVLDDLVEREWARETADGYALTPTGAWAHDAFSDLLATLRATSRLRGLAEWLPEGLPLRALRDAEVVRPERGDPAAPLRRAERHTRETSRQRVVTDALAPGVLDAMHDGVTGGDLRLEAVVGPSMLAVTAAAPETRKRFADLLASDAAAFRTATDIDIVLGIHDPGVGIGVGIIDGDGVTRALVDTDAPAVREWAVDTFERRWREAEPIDPARFGIEE; encoded by the coding sequence GTGCAACCGGGCGACGATACGACAGCCGCGGCGGCGTTCGACGATGCGGCCTTCCTCGCTCGGTCACCGAACCGGCTGGCCGTCCTCGGCGCGCTTGCCGAGGAGCCGACGCCGCGGCGGGCGCTCGGTGAGGAGGCCGGGGTCGAGCGGGTCACGCTGGGGCGGGTGCTGGATGACCTCGTCGAGCGCGAGTGGGCCCGCGAGACGGCCGACGGCTACGCGCTGACGCCGACGGGGGCGTGGGCGCACGACGCGTTCTCGGACCTCCTGGCGACGCTCCGGGCCACCAGCCGCCTGCGTGGGCTGGCGGAGTGGCTCCCCGAGGGCCTGCCGTTGCGGGCGCTGCGGGACGCCGAGGTCGTGCGACCCGAACGGGGTGACCCGGCGGCGCCGCTCCGGCGGGCCGAGCGCCACACCCGCGAGACCAGCCGCCAGCGCGTCGTGACGGACGCGCTCGCGCCGGGCGTGCTGGACGCGATGCACGACGGCGTGACCGGTGGGGACCTCCGGCTGGAGGCGGTGGTGGGCCCGTCGATGCTGGCGGTGACGGCGGCCGCCCCCGAGACCCGGAAACGGTTCGCCGACCTCCTCGCGTCCGACGCCGCCGCGTTCCGCACCGCCACCGACATCGACATCGTGCTGGGCATCCACGACCCGGGGGTCGGCATCGGCGTGGGCATCATCGACGGTGACGGCGTCACGCGCGCGCTGGTCGATACCGACGCGCCCGCCGTCCGCGAGTGGGCGGTCGACACCTTCGAGCGCCGGTGGCGCGAGGCCGAACCGATCGACCCGGCTCGGTTTGGCATCGAAGAGTGA
- the guaB gene encoding IMP dehydrogenase → MANDAPQPFSEKLRVPEALTFDDVLLRPKESRVEPDEADTRTSVSKSVDLNIPVLSAAMDTVTEADLAIEMARQGGMGVLHRNMDIEETVEHVERVKRADELVIRDVVTAEPDMTVSEVDAMMGREGVSGAPVVDEDDRVLGIISATDIRPFLEVGETDAVSEAMTDEVITAPEGVTAREALELMYEHKIERVPVVDEDDRLTGLVTMQGILARREYDDAVHDEDGGLRVGVAVGPFETDRATAADEAGADVLFIDCAHAHNANVIDSARSIKNEVAADVVVGNIGTHEAAEAVVDFADGVKVGIGPGSICTTRVVTGAGMPQMTAVAEVADVAGPAGVPVIADGGIRYSGDAIKAIAAGADAVMLGSYFAGTDEAPGRVITMNGKRYKQYRGMGSVGAMQSGGGDRYLKEDDEDEEYVPEGVEAATPYKGPLADELHQLVGGMQSGMGYVGAETIPGFKEGAEFVRVSSAGQTEGHPHDVMITDEAPNYSPQNE, encoded by the coding sequence ATGGCGAACGACGCTCCACAGCCGTTCTCGGAGAAGCTTCGTGTACCGGAGGCGCTGACCTTCGACGACGTCCTCCTCCGTCCGAAGGAGAGCCGTGTCGAGCCAGACGAGGCCGACACGCGGACGAGCGTCTCGAAGTCGGTCGACCTGAACATCCCCGTCCTCTCGGCCGCGATGGACACCGTCACCGAGGCCGATCTGGCCATCGAGATGGCCCGGCAGGGCGGGATGGGTGTCCTCCACCGCAACATGGACATCGAGGAGACCGTCGAGCACGTCGAGCGGGTCAAGCGTGCCGACGAGCTGGTCATCCGTGATGTCGTGACGGCCGAGCCGGACATGACCGTCAGCGAGGTGGACGCGATGATGGGCCGCGAGGGCGTCTCCGGGGCGCCGGTCGTCGACGAGGACGACCGCGTCCTGGGTATCATCTCGGCGACCGACATCCGGCCGTTCCTCGAGGTCGGCGAGACCGACGCCGTCAGCGAGGCGATGACCGACGAGGTCATCACCGCTCCCGAGGGCGTCACCGCGCGCGAGGCGCTCGAGCTCATGTACGAACACAAGATCGAGCGGGTCCCCGTCGTCGACGAGGACGACCGCCTGACGGGCCTCGTCACCATGCAGGGCATCCTCGCCCGCCGCGAGTACGACGACGCCGTCCACGACGAGGACGGCGGCCTGCGGGTCGGCGTCGCCGTCGGGCCGTTCGAGACCGACCGCGCTACCGCGGCCGACGAGGCTGGCGCGGACGTGCTGTTCATCGATTGTGCCCACGCCCACAACGCGAACGTCATCGACAGCGCCCGCTCCATCAAGAACGAGGTCGCGGCCGATGTCGTCGTCGGGAATATCGGCACGCACGAGGCGGCCGAGGCCGTCGTCGACTTCGCCGACGGCGTCAAGGTCGGCATCGGTCCCGGTTCCATCTGCACGACGCGTGTCGTCACGGGCGCCGGGATGCCGCAGATGACCGCGGTCGCCGAGGTGGCCGACGTGGCCGGACCTGCGGGCGTCCCGGTCATCGCCGACGGGGGCATCCGCTACTCCGGCGACGCCATCAAGGCCATCGCCGCGGGCGCCGACGCCGTGATGCTGGGCTCGTACTTCGCGGGCACCGACGAGGCGCCCGGCCGCGTCATCACGATGAACGGCAAGCGGTACAAGCAGTACCGCGGGATGGGCAGCGTCGGCGCGATGCAGTCCGGCGGCGGCGACCGCTACCTCAAGGAGGACGACGAGGACGAGGAGTACGTCCCCGAGGGCGTCGAGGCCGCCACCCCGTACAAGGGCCCGCTGGCCGACGAGCTCCACCAGCTCGTCGGCGGGATGCAGTCCGGGATGGGCTACGTCGGGGCCGAGACGATTCCGGGGTTCAAGGAGGGCGCCGAGTTCGTCCGCGTCTCCTCGGCCGGCCAGACCGAGGGCCACCCCCACGACGTGATGATCACGGACGAGGCGCCGAACTACTCCCCGCAGAACGAGTGA
- a CDS encoding MBL fold metallo-hydrolase translates to MEFQRFEFPQPTWGPSVNVLRIGDTLVDTGHVRSADALREALADPDRLGGVERVVLTHPHIDHVGGTQVVGELADLPHVAIEGVPFIVHDYREYLLEARADMTRLCAGLGATEAMWDDYFPVDREYHEDRIEFERVLQDGGTVRLGSYELDVVSTPGHSGQHAAFWHEPSGTCLPGDIVSENGHFMYAPLHCDIGEYKESLRRLRALEADRLVPMHGPPMEHPQERIEDCLRKAERTESRLLDWLDERDSFFAREFASEVLGAEGAAVGFLSMVAYEYARHLETRGECSVEVTAEGIAVSG, encoded by the coding sequence ATGGAGTTCCAGCGGTTCGAGTTCCCACAGCCGACCTGGGGCCCGAGCGTGAACGTCCTCCGCATCGGCGACACGCTCGTCGACACCGGCCACGTCCGCTCGGCAGACGCGCTCCGCGAGGCGCTCGCCGACCCCGACCGTCTCGGTGGCGTCGAACGCGTCGTCCTCACGCACCCACACATCGACCACGTCGGCGGGACGCAGGTCGTCGGCGAACTCGCCGACCTGCCCCACGTCGCCATCGAGGGCGTCCCGTTCATCGTCCACGACTACCGCGAGTACCTGCTGGAGGCCCGCGCGGACATGACGCGACTGTGCGCGGGGCTGGGAGCCACCGAGGCGATGTGGGACGACTACTTCCCGGTCGACCGGGAGTACCACGAGGACCGCATCGAGTTCGAGCGCGTCCTGCAGGACGGCGGGACGGTCCGACTGGGGTCGTACGAACTGGACGTGGTCTCGACCCCGGGTCACTCCGGCCAGCACGCCGCGTTCTGGCACGAGCCCTCCGGCACCTGCCTGCCGGGTGACATCGTCTCCGAGAACGGCCACTTCATGTACGCGCCGCTGCACTGCGATATCGGCGAGTACAAGGAGTCGCTGCGCCGGTTGCGGGCGCTGGAGGCGGACCGACTGGTGCCGATGCACGGGCCGCCGATGGAGCACCCCCAGGAGCGCATCGAGGATTGCCTCCGGAAGGCCGAGCGGACGGAGTCACGGCTGCTGGACTGGCTCGACGAGCGCGACTCCTTCTTCGCCCGGGAGTTCGCGAGCGAGGTACTCGGTGCGGAGGGGGCGGCCGTCGGCTTCCTCTCGATGGTCGCGTACGAGTACGCCCGCCACCTCGAGACCCGCGGCGAGTGTTCGGTGGAGGTGACGGCCGAGGGGATCGCGGTGTCGGGCTGA
- a CDS encoding DUF7522 family protein, whose translation MSAHADAPIDEARASELVSACRTTIGDQLRSLTYFTRDEFAQLYLRSDLESDADLAGFVEHESLGLDAHTAYRGSELGEYEYTIRVFEHGFLVRVTNRSEGVFLTTDGLTLRDFDEVAAAAGALLES comes from the coding sequence ATGTCCGCCCACGCCGACGCCCCCATCGACGAGGCCCGCGCGTCCGAGCTGGTGAGTGCCTGCCGGACCACCATCGGGGACCAGCTCCGCTCGCTGACCTACTTCACGCGGGACGAGTTCGCACAGCTGTACCTCAGGTCCGACCTGGAGTCCGACGCCGACCTGGCGGGGTTCGTCGAGCACGAATCCCTCGGGCTCGATGCCCACACCGCGTACCGTGGGTCGGAACTCGGCGAGTACGAGTACACAATCCGGGTGTTCGAGCACGGCTTCCTGGTCCGGGTGACGAACCGGTCGGAGGGGGTCTTCCTGACGACCGACGGCCTCACGCTCCGGGACTTCGACGAGGTCGCGGCCGCCGCGGGGGCGCTGCTGGAGTCCTAG